The Afipia massiliensis genome has a segment encoding these proteins:
- a CDS encoding TIGR02281 family clan AA aspartic protease codes for MKGALIRATDQTLNTRPTRSVEIARGDSGEFTLRAKINGVSTPMVIDTGATSVVLTYETAKAAGLPLELLDYSVDVETAGGRVRAARLTLDRLSVGKLVERSVPALVVPRGQMKSNLLGMSFLNRLESWEVRPDKLMLRGYP; via the coding sequence ATGAAAGGCGCGCTGATCCGCGCTACGGACCAGACCTTGAATACGAGGCCGACTCGCTCCGTCGAGATCGCACGCGGCGATAGCGGTGAATTTACGCTGCGGGCAAAGATTAACGGCGTGAGCACGCCGATGGTGATCGACACCGGTGCAACCTCCGTCGTTCTGACCTATGAGACCGCGAAGGCCGCCGGTCTGCCGCTGGAGTTGCTCGACTACAGCGTGGACGTCGAAACCGCAGGAGGCCGCGTTCGCGCCGCACGGTTGACGCTCGACCGTCTCTCTGTGGGCAAACTGGTCGAGCGTTCGGTGCCTGCGCTGGTGGTGCCGCGCGGCCAGATGAAATCAAACCTGCTCGGCATGAGCTTTCTCAACCGGCTGGAAAGCTGGGAAGTCCGCCCCGACAAGCTGATGCTGCGCGGATATCCGTAA
- the dusA gene encoding tRNA dihydrouridine(20/20a) synthase DusA, with amino-acid sequence MTDNRCKFSVAPMMDWSDTHCRVFHRMLSRRARLYTEMVTTGAVIHGNRERLLSFDASEHPVALQLGGSNPRDLAESARIGEGFGYDEINLNVGCPSDRVKDGRFGACLMAEPQLVAECVAAMKQAVKIPVTVKCRIGIDDQDPEVALDVLSRAVIAAGSDALVVHARKAWLNGLSPKENRDIPPLDYDRVYRLKAALSDVPVVINGGIATIADAKQHLTHVDGAMLGRAAYHEPWRLLSVDPELFGESAPHATMHDAIEALMPYIERQLSLGTRLHSITRHLVGAFHGVPGARGFRRYLAEVCTKPGAGTDSLREALRIVGQRTDASIAA; translated from the coding sequence GTGACTGATAACAGATGTAAATTTAGCGTTGCGCCCATGATGGACTGGTCGGATACTCATTGCCGAGTATTCCACCGCATGCTGTCACGCCGTGCCCGGCTCTATACCGAGATGGTGACCACGGGCGCGGTCATTCACGGCAATCGCGAGCGGCTGCTGAGTTTCGATGCCAGCGAGCATCCTGTCGCGCTTCAGCTTGGCGGTTCCAACCCACGTGATCTCGCCGAAAGCGCACGGATCGGCGAAGGCTTCGGGTATGATGAGATCAATCTCAATGTCGGCTGCCCGTCCGACCGGGTAAAGGATGGCCGTTTCGGCGCGTGCCTGATGGCGGAGCCGCAACTGGTTGCGGAATGTGTCGCGGCGATGAAGCAGGCCGTGAAAATTCCCGTCACGGTGAAATGCCGCATCGGAATCGACGATCAGGATCCCGAGGTTGCGCTCGACGTGCTGAGCCGTGCCGTAATCGCCGCAGGTTCGGATGCGCTGGTCGTTCACGCGCGCAAGGCGTGGCTCAACGGATTGTCACCGAAGGAAAATCGCGACATCCCGCCGCTCGATTACGATCGGGTCTACCGCCTGAAGGCGGCGTTGTCCGATGTGCCGGTCGTCATCAACGGCGGCATCGCCACCATCGCGGACGCGAAGCAGCATCTTACGCATGTGGACGGCGCGATGCTGGGACGCGCAGCCTATCATGAGCCTTGGCGATTGCTCAGCGTCGATCCGGAACTGTTTGGTGAGTCAGCTCCGCACGCGACAATGCACGACGCCATCGAGGCGTTGATGCCCTATATCGAACGTCAGCTGTCGCTCGGTACGCGGTTGCATTCCATCACCCGCCACCTTGTCGGCGCGTTTCATGGCGTGCCGGGCGCGCGCGGGTTTCGCCGCTATCTTGCGGAGGTCTGCACGAAGCCAGGCGCAGGAACGGATTCGTTGCGCGAGGCGCTTCGCATTGTTGGACAACGCACCGATGCGTCGATCGCTGCGTAG
- a CDS encoding DUF1289 domain-containing protein gives MNQEATSKQETPCIAVCFIDPKAKLCLGCGRTLPEIASWHKMDNAERRAVMATLHQRMLDAGLPILASPSGRQVGS, from the coding sequence ATGAACCAGGAAGCCACCTCGAAACAAGAGACGCCTTGCATCGCCGTGTGCTTCATCGATCCCAAGGCCAAGCTTTGTCTGGGCTGCGGACGTACCCTGCCCGAGATCGCGAGCTGGCACAAAATGGACAACGCCGAACGACGCGCCGTGATGGCCACGCTGCATCAGCGCATGCTGGACGCCGGATTGCCGATTCTGGCGTCACCATCCGGACGACAGGTTGGCTCCTGA
- a CDS encoding Mrp/NBP35 family ATP-binding protein, producing the protein MAVDTAQVLAALRTVASPRGVSLTEAKVLSEIIAADGKVFFSINVDANEARAWEEVRARAEAAVRAIPGVTTAMVALTAERKPGAAAAPHQHSHGVKPVAQHRPHGAPADSPMGKQASIPGISSIIAVASGKGGVGKSTTALNLALALRDLGLRVGLLDADIYGPSVPRLTGVHEKPTLNDAKKMVPIVRFGLPLMSIGFLVEEETAMVWRGPMVMSAIRQMLWDVAWGELDVLVVDMPPGTGDAQLTLAQQVPLRGVVIVSTPQDLALIDARRGIAMFDKVNVPTLGIIENMSYFQCPECGTRSDIFGHGGARHEAERLKVPFLGEVPLHMAIRTSSDAGTPVVNSEPDGVHAAIYRSIGAEIKRQVVGAAAAV; encoded by the coding sequence GTGGCAGTCGATACAGCTCAGGTTCTTGCGGCCCTTCGGACCGTGGCTTCGCCGCGCGGCGTATCGCTGACCGAAGCAAAGGTGCTCTCTGAAATCATTGCCGCTGACGGCAAGGTTTTCTTTTCAATCAACGTCGATGCCAATGAGGCTAGGGCGTGGGAAGAGGTTCGCGCCAGAGCCGAGGCGGCGGTCCGCGCTATTCCGGGGGTGACCACCGCAATGGTCGCGTTGACTGCTGAGCGCAAACCCGGCGCTGCCGCGGCTCCACACCAGCATTCGCACGGTGTAAAGCCTGTGGCGCAGCACAGGCCCCACGGCGCACCGGCGGATTCTCCGATGGGGAAACAAGCTTCCATTCCGGGCATCAGCTCCATCATCGCAGTGGCGTCGGGCAAAGGTGGGGTCGGCAAATCTACCACGGCGCTCAATCTTGCCCTGGCGCTGCGCGACCTCGGCCTGCGCGTCGGCCTTCTCGATGCCGATATTTACGGTCCGTCAGTGCCGCGCCTGACCGGGGTGCACGAAAAGCCGACGCTTAATGACGCCAAGAAAATGGTCCCGATTGTGCGCTTCGGGCTGCCGCTGATGTCGATCGGTTTTCTGGTCGAGGAAGAGACCGCGATGGTCTGGCGCGGACCGATGGTCATGTCCGCGATCCGGCAGATGCTGTGGGATGTCGCTTGGGGCGAACTGGACGTCCTTGTGGTGGACATGCCGCCGGGAACAGGGGACGCGCAACTGACGCTTGCCCAGCAGGTGCCACTCCGGGGCGTGGTGATTGTTTCTACGCCGCAGGATCTGGCGTTGATCGACGCACGGCGGGGGATCGCCATGTTTGACAAGGTCAACGTGCCCACCCTCGGGATCATCGAGAACATGAGTTATTTTCAATGCCCCGAATGCGGCACGCGCTCCGATATTTTTGGACATGGCGGAGCACGGCACGAGGCTGAACGGCTCAAGGTGCCGTTTCTGGGCGAAGTCCCGCTACATATGGCGATCCGGACGTCTTCGGATGCCGGCACACCGGTGGTCAACAGCGAGCCGGACGGCGTTCACGCAGCGATTTACCGCTCCATCGGCGCGGAAATCAAAAGGCAGGTTGTGGGCGCGGCAGCGGCGGTCTGA
- a CDS encoding sensor histidine kinase produces MSEPADRKELSATSAEMPARSRRAASQRVREARDRLTSTSGTRPAFDHELLRQYAQTRISASLVVILLVVSTGILASFWIPPVAALVWTAGILAIHGVVIRFCSKFLTATSSSPAITRKWRLRFVGLDLLYGLAWTLVLIHPSGIDVVSNTLMLFVMLLVIAVSSMLAASLPIAAFAATVPVSAAIAMNFVLRGTFDDYILAALAVTAEGYFALLAHRLHSTTLATLEARAEKDALIGELEQAKAISDEARHRAESANVSKSRFLAQMSHELRTPLNAILGFSEVMKSEIFGPHAVEVYKDYSADIHNSGVHLLNLINEILDLSRIEAGRYELNEEPVALVHVVADCHHLLKLRASSRGITIHEVFEQNMPKLWGDERATRQVVLNLLSNSIKFTPPGGEIWLKVGWTASGGQYLSVKDTGSGIAEDEIPVVLASFGQGSNSIKSAEQGAGLGLPIAKSLIDMHGGTFTLKSTLRVGTEVIVTYPPERVMTALAPMRDDSPPLQPDRPPEGMTGDKSRPRYKPIMNAGTGL; encoded by the coding sequence ATGAGTGAGCCCGCCGACAGGAAAGAACTCTCCGCAACATCGGCGGAAATGCCGGCGCGGAGCCGCCGGGCAGCCTCGCAACGCGTGCGCGAGGCGCGCGATCGTCTGACATCGACCAGCGGAACCCGGCCGGCTTTCGATCATGAATTGCTGCGGCAGTATGCGCAAACACGCATCTCGGCCTCGCTTGTCGTCATTCTTCTTGTTGTCTCGACCGGCATCCTGGCGAGCTTCTGGATTCCTCCCGTCGCTGCGCTGGTCTGGACTGCCGGTATTCTCGCAATCCACGGCGTCGTCATCCGGTTCTGTTCGAAGTTTCTTACCGCTACGTCCTCATCGCCGGCCATCACACGCAAATGGCGCCTACGGTTTGTGGGACTGGATCTGCTTTATGGATTGGCATGGACACTGGTCCTGATCCATCCGTCAGGTATCGACGTCGTCTCGAATACGCTGATGCTGTTCGTGATGCTGCTGGTCATTGCGGTGTCGAGCATGCTGGCCGCGAGCCTGCCGATCGCAGCTTTTGCCGCGACCGTCCCGGTTTCGGCGGCCATCGCCATGAACTTCGTTCTTCGCGGCACTTTCGACGATTATATTCTTGCAGCGCTCGCCGTAACAGCGGAGGGTTACTTCGCCCTGCTCGCTCATCGCTTGCATTCGACAACACTTGCGACACTCGAGGCGCGCGCCGAAAAGGATGCGCTGATCGGTGAACTCGAACAGGCCAAGGCAATCTCGGACGAAGCGCGCCATCGCGCCGAATCCGCCAACGTCTCGAAGTCGCGCTTTCTCGCCCAGATGAGCCACGAGTTGCGCACACCGCTGAACGCCATTCTCGGATTTTCCGAGGTGATGAAGAGCGAAATCTTCGGACCGCATGCCGTCGAGGTCTACAAGGACTACTCTGCTGACATTCATAACTCCGGCGTCCATCTGCTGAACCTCATCAATGAGATTCTCGATCTGTCGCGCATCGAGGCCGGACGTTACGAACTCAACGAAGAACCCGTAGCACTGGTTCATGTCGTCGCGGATTGCCACCACCTGCTGAAGCTTCGTGCATCCAGCCGCGGCATCACCATTCACGAAGTGTTCGAACAGAACATGCCGAAGCTGTGGGGCGATGAGCGCGCCACGCGACAGGTCGTCCTCAACCTGCTGTCCAACTCGATCAAATTCACGCCGCCCGGCGGCGAAATCTGGCTCAAGGTCGGCTGGACGGCATCGGGCGGACAATATCTCAGCGTCAAGGACACCGGCTCCGGCATCGCCGAGGACGAGATCCCGGTCGTGCTGGCATCGTTCGGCCAGGGATCGAACTCGATCAAATCCGCCGAGCAAGGCGCCGGCCTCGGCCTTCCGATCGCCAAAAGCCTCATCGACATGCACGGCGGCACATTTACGCTCAAATCGACCTTGCGTGTCGGAACCGAGGTGATTGTCACTTATCCGCCGGAGCGCGTGATGACGGCCCTCGCGCCGATGCGAGACGATTCCCCGCCGCTGCAGCCCGACCGACCGCCGGAAGGAATGACCGGAGACAAAAGCCGCCCCCGTTACAAACCGATCATGAATGCTGGAACTGGCTTGTAA
- a CDS encoding NAD(P)-dependent oxidoreductase, protein MPGNPAETHQQSKEQDMAKVAFLGLGVMGFPMAGHLATKGGHEVTVYNRTASKSKAWAEKFGGRAAATPKAAAEGQDFVIACVGNDDDLRAVTIGADGAFSGMTSGAIFVDHTTASAEVARQLDAAATKSGFQFIDAPVSGGQAGAENGVLTVMCGGNEAAYKQAEPVIASYARMCKLLGPAGSGQLTKMVNQICIAGLVEGLSEGIHFAKKAGLDVQAVIDTISKGAAQSWQMENRYKTMNEDKFDFGFAVEWMRKDLSICLAEARRNGASLPVTALVDNFYSEVEKMGGKRWDTSSLLARLQR, encoded by the coding sequence CTGCCGGGAAACCCGGCCGAAACACACCAACAATCCAAAGAGCAAGATATGGCAAAAGTCGCATTTCTCGGTCTCGGCGTCATGGGATTCCCCATGGCGGGACATCTGGCCACCAAGGGTGGTCACGAGGTGACCGTCTACAATCGTACCGCCTCAAAATCGAAGGCATGGGCCGAGAAATTCGGCGGGCGCGCCGCAGCAACGCCCAAGGCCGCCGCGGAAGGTCAGGACTTCGTGATCGCCTGCGTCGGCAATGACGACGACCTGCGCGCCGTCACTATCGGGGCAGACGGAGCGTTTTCGGGCATGACGTCGGGCGCCATTTTCGTCGATCACACCACCGCTTCTGCAGAGGTTGCCCGGCAGCTTGATGCAGCCGCAACGAAGAGCGGATTTCAGTTCATCGATGCGCCGGTTTCAGGTGGCCAAGCGGGCGCTGAAAATGGCGTGCTGACGGTGATGTGCGGCGGCAACGAAGCGGCTTACAAGCAAGCCGAGCCCGTGATCGCCTCCTACGCCCGCATGTGCAAATTGCTTGGCCCCGCCGGCTCCGGCCAGCTCACCAAGATGGTGAACCAGATTTGCATCGCCGGGCTCGTCGAAGGCCTGTCGGAGGGCATTCATTTCGCCAAGAAAGCCGGGCTCGATGTTCAGGCTGTGATCGACACCATCTCGAAGGGGGCCGCACAGTCCTGGCAGATGGAGAATCGCTACAAAACCATGAACGAGGACAAGTTCGATTTCGGATTTGCCGTCGAATGGATGCGGAAGGACCTCTCAATCTGTCTCGCGGAGGCTCGCCGCAACGGCGCAAGCCTGCCGGTGACCGCGCTCGTCGACAATTTTTATTCTGAAGTCGAGAAGATGGGCGGCAAGCGCTGGGACACATCGAGCCTTTTGGCGCGACTCCAGCGATAA